aaagaaaacattttctttggaaatggagggaggagaggaagtctaaaggttcaaaagaacctttttattttatgttttgaaatCATTAAAGTTATAATGCATAAATTTATGTAAAACCAAAATATATAGAAAAGGACCTGGCCGGCACTCACCTTTCCTGCCCTCTGTGGCGGTGGGATTCCTCTCCTCCTGGCAGGGGGGGCCCTGGACGTTCTCATAGGTCAGCTCTCCCTCGCTGGGGTCTGGAAGAGGAGACGAGGGGTGAGGCATGGAGGGGGGGGACCCTGGTGAGGGGATCTGGTGAGGGGATCTGGTCCAGTTGGCTCTATGTACCTTTCCCCTGGCTCTTCTCCAGAGGGGTCCTCACGAACCGCAGGTCAGCGTAGGTCACATCCTGTGAcatcctggggtgggtggggtcccGTCGCACCTGGACTCGTGGCAACGGGAGAGGCTGGGCTGGTTGGGAGCTCCTGTGCTCTctggagagaaaaagaggaaagtgGTGGTAAATGAAAGAAAGTGAAATGAGAGAGACTTCCTGCAGTGCATGAAAATAAAAgttctgcctgcctccccccccccccgcaatcccCTCAAGGGACCCAGGCCAGCTGCATGGCCCCCTCGGGGCACAGCAGAGCATCCGAGCAttgcttcctctttcccctttgCACCTTCCCGGAATCGTGTCGCAGGCGGAGGGAAGGGGCTTCCCCTGCAGGGCGTGTTGCCCGTCAGCAGAACTTGGATACcccctctgctgccccccccctgcggATCCAGGCCCTCTCTGCTCCCGGCCCACCCTGTTGCTGCCGGCCCTACcacggcagcggcagcagccttGCCCTGGGTTGGCAGGTTTCCAGCTGCAGGGGCAAGTGGGGGTtaggttgcctcccccccccatcaaatggCTTCACCCTTATTCATGGACGGAGAGGCCTTGGCCTAGGGAGGGACGGTGGTGGCACAGCCTCAACATGGTAGTGGGTGATGGGGTAGATAGAAGTGAATTAGACTGAGGCCCagagatgaatcatagaatcatagacttgtaggcttggaagggaacccaatgatcatctagtctgacccccagCAACGCAGgcaccacagctaaagaatccccgacagatggccacccagttTCTGTttaaacccctcctttcctgtcATTGGAACCCCTTGCTTCGGGTCCCACCCTCCGGGgaagcaggaaacaagcttgttccctcttccatgtggcagttcTTGAGATATTTCTAGACGGCTCTcgtgtctcctctcagtctcctgttttccaggctaagcagaccgagctccttcaaccattcctcatcaggcttggtttccagacccttgatcctcttggctgccctcctctgcacaccttccagcttgtccatatTCTCCTTAAACTGGGATGCccaggaccagggccgtcttaagcgcccctggcgccgtggagcgacggatccctccggcgcccccccccgtttcccagcgcggtgggcgggcgggcgcagtgcgcagcacagctgccacatgcgctgctgcgcggcgggtgggcaggcacagcacggttgccgtgggcgcagctgcgcgtcgaaccggcggaccggccgggcAGCGGGTgagcgcagctcgcggcgccctcctggcgggcgcagctcgtggcgccctcctggcgggccggcgccgtggtgccctgcaccaccgggggtctacctagagccggccctgcccaggACTGCAGGCAGGCTCTAACCAAGGGACTGTTGCTTGCTTGGATCAGGGCACAAGACTTCTGGGGATGCAGCCTAGGAGAGCATTAGCCtcccccccctgctgctgctgcttcatcatACTGTTGAGGTGTTAGGGAAGgggcagtacctctggtgggggacacatcctGCTCCTTCCGGGGtactttgtccacctttggtccccaccttgcactctgctctcacctgtggctcctagaagctggcaGGAGGGAACAGTGGctacaccccaggaatggcttcgaCTAGCCAGCTAaacaaggggaggggagctgatgggtctcaaagccATGGGGAGAGAGGGACTTACCCTGCATGTGAGGACAGGCTCTGGCAGACGGAGCGGACGAGAGCAAGAgggggtccaagggtcaagaaggccGTTTCTGCCTGTGCTGAAGAGGGAAGTGGGGGAAGATGGGGCTGACCCAGCTGAGAAGGGACCccatctaggaggaggaaaactctgattctaaacctctgctgccttgcgggagaAGGAAAGGCTCAGGCGTATACCCTACTACACAGAGCCAgactggagtccctaaggtggttgggtgGTGCCGGGtgatgccttgtacgcctccttccggcaacgcCTGCAGCCGAGCGGGTGCCCAGCGTCTTGCTCTGCCTTCCTCTGGACCATGCCAGTGAGGGCGAGAGAGAAGTcttcttgtctgggcagcccaggacccccagacCCACCACCCAGGCTTGGGCCCCAGAGAGGTCCCTTggctgctgctaatgcagcggtttggcttcacccccagcggcacactccattgtctctccagacAGGCAGGCACCAACCATAATCACACCGGTGACTCAGACCAAGCTTGGGGCCTGCGAACACACCTCCATCCTCATGTGGTTTCTAGGCAGGGCACCAGTGGAAGTGGAGATGAGCCCTTGAAATACAGTAGGAGGCGTAAATCAGTCATgttcatcaatttcaatgggtgcTACCATCCTATTATGGGTCAGTGTTGCATGAAGCATGTACTGCCCTGGACTTCCAGCAAATGAATGTCACTGGGGAGGCCCAAggtctgattgtgtgtgtgtgtgtgtgtgtgtgtgtgtgtgtgtgagagagagagagagagagggtgtgtgtgtgtggggggggggggttatagcaTTTGTCCAAGGAGAGTGACCAGCCATGAGCTCACACTCACTTCCAATCTTatgtttattattactattattagcaTTGGTATTATTAACAAGATTATAATCTTCATAATTGTTATACGGTTGCCTGAAAGTAACATTTTCCTGAGTGGTCTTACAaagcaaaaagcagcaacaacaaaccagAATACAAGTtcagaaatacaaaatgcaataatttgaagaatgaaatgaaacaaaaagaacaAGACTTTCCTgagagtagagagagagagactaaagcCATTTGCAGCTCACCATAAACCACCCTTTTCTTTCGTGTGTTCCAAATCCAATAAATGGATTTGGTAGTGGCcctctgagggacccaggtggcgctgtggttaaaccactgagcctagggcttgctgatcagaaggtcggcggttcgaatccctgtgatggggtgagctcccgttgcttggtcccagctcctgccaacctagcagttcgaaagcacgtcaaagtgcaagtagataaataggaaccgctatagcgggaaggtaaacggcgtttccatgtgctgctctgatttgccagaagcggctttgtcatgctggccacatgacctggaagctatacgccggctccctcggccaataatgcgagatgagcgcgcaaccccagagtcggtcacgactggacctaatggtcaggggtccctttacctttacctttagtggccctctagagcaggggttcccataCTTACTgcgctttgggccggtgcccgaaGCGCCGATcacgcggtgggccggagggtgggggagcgcacgCCCATATGCTTGCACCTCcgctatttctggtgcacttctgggtcgcaggagcactggaaatagcttgtgcgcatgcgcactggcctCCTCCGACCCAAAACTGTGCCAGACTGAAttgtgtattgtcttaagaaactcacacgactctgcaactagttttctgctgtgtaaaggggactgtactctgctaagtaaaggaacacgctagcgcaagttaggaaggacattaataaacaatatatcctctcctgccaccctgaacattcccacagagaGAAGGAACACCCTGGtgaatctgcagcagcacaactggatgccttcctctgcctcagctgcaacaacaCATGTCTCTTCGCTATCGGTctatgcagccacagcaggcgctgcaatcACCCaggagtttgacttcaccctaaAGGCAAAAGGCGGACTCCTCCATgatctcctgagacagatggatgccagcacagttgggaactgtagctctgtgcagaGAGTCTCTCCACcctcttaacaaactatggttcccaggattcttggataGGGCAACCATGGCTGTTACAAGTAGCACAAGACAGACATTCAGTGTAAGTAGTAGAAAAGTTAGGCGTGGTGGCCGGGAGGGGGCTCATTGCTGgaagaagccatgctggctcctCCAGAGAAGGCCTTGCCTGTCGGGGGTCTTTGCACGTACTTTGGCCCTACTGAGCTCACACTGGCTGTGGCTATTGAGCGTTCTTCTCGCAGATGTATCTGGCTTTTGTTGAACAGCCACACCATTGCAGGGCTCTGTTGCTCATTTGAACGCAGTTGCCCCTAGATCGACATGTCCCAATATTTTCAGTTCTAGAAAGACAAAGATGACAGTCAAGGCAAGAAGCCCCAATCCCTCCTCACCATTCAGCGTTATCTGAGCTTCTCCCACCAACCTTGTCCATCATCCATGCtgactgaggatgatgggagtacAGCCAAAAAAGGTCACCATGACATCAGCAGATGGGGGCGGGCACCGGTCAGATTTGGCCTGATCCGATCCATCAGCCAGATCCACTCTCAAACACGCTGCCCGATTTACATGATAGATCAGGGCAAAGCGGGCAAATCGAGGCCAGCATCCtggtcccacagtggccaatcagatgcctccaaTGGGAAGCTccaaagcaggattcaagcacaacagcaacgctcccctcctgtggtttccagcccctggcattcagaagcattgctgcctccgaccgtGGAGGCCGAGCAGAGCCTTCTGGGACATTTTGACTTATTTTGTATCTGAATTATTGCTTTGCTCCCAAATTATTCTCCtggaaaggttttgttttgaaTAGGTTGGGCAcacttttgggggaaaaataagactttCCAGAAAACCTCAAAAATGGCTCAGTTTCTCCTGGGATAAATATTGTTTGGCACCAGGGATGAGCCCTAACAGAAGGGAAACGGCTGCAGGCTGCGGATTCCGGGGGTGAGGGCTGGTGAGAGGAACTCTGCTCTGTTCAGCCCAAGCAAATCTGACTTGATGGGTAGCAAATCGCTCTTCCACTTACCCTTCATAGTTCGTACCATCAACCCATTTCTTGTACCATTTCCCCTCAAGTCCAATCCAGTATTGAGTTCTCTAGGAGAAAGAATAAAATGTTAACAGGGAAAGACCTCCTTCCGAATggatctttccttcctccctttttaAGAGGCTCATATATATAGAACCAATACAGCTTCTGGGACCCGTCCCAGAaactcccacaacaacccttccCTGTATTGTtgtaatattcaattgggagccacccagagtggctggggagactcagccagatgggtggggtataaataaattgttgttgttgttgttgttgctgttgctgctgctgctgttgttgttgttgttattattattattattattattattattattattattattattcccagctCTTTGTCTGGGACTGGAGAGCTGGCTGATCTTATCTCCAGCCAAGGTATACTGTTGCATCTCTGAGCGGTATACTGTTGCATCTCTGAGCGGTGCGAGATCCCAAGGGTTCCAGGCGCTCACCCAggctttgtgtttccttttggaaatgaggcacagaggagactagggtgtctttatgatatatggtttattttcagtgcacatttacgcaacctgagcctgtgatggaggggttcacagcatccatacccccaaagggtcttgtttctcacCACAGCTGCCTTGGATTCCACCGTGCTCGGCTTCTCTGACTTTCTAtccagattcccccccctttgcttttttAATGACTCATCACCTCTTCTTCATTCTCTTAGTAGCCCAGCACCCCAGGCGAGGCTTAAAACCAACCTAGGGTTTAAGCCTTGCTGGTTCCAGGGCTTCAGGaggcttgattaaattctaacacttcctggatccaggaatttagaAGAGTCTGACATTCCCTGGTCAGTCTACAAAGTCTCCCAAAAAATATACCTTCCCTTCCCCCAGAAGTTCAGAAGTATGAAATCTACACCCTCCTGGGCTTCTTGTGGCTTGAGAACGTACAAAATTCAGTCCAGAATGGTCCGTTCCCCAAGGCCCACTGGACGTTATGTATCTTGACCAGAAATGCTCACAGTTCCTTCATCAGGAGCAGATCCTGTGAACATTCTCCTTTTCAAAGTGACCCACTGTATCCCCACCAGTTCTATGGTGTTTCTTTTGCAAGAGCACTGAGAAATCAAGGGGTTCTATCCTTCCCTTTGCTCTCTTTCCTGGTGGATATTCTTCATGATCTGTAATGGTTAGTCTCCTTAAAGTCTGAGGCATTTGCACCCCAAAGTTGTTACCTTATCAATGAATGTGGCACCCCATAGCTGTTTTGCACTCCAGGGCTTTAAAACAAGCAGCTGAGATGATTCCCTTTTGCAGGCTGCCCAGCTATCACCCCAACTCTTTGTGTTGTTTGAAATCCACAGGCATTTCCACCTGAAGAGATTCCATCCATGGGGACAACAGCCTAAGGAAGACAAGAGAAGGTCAAGGGAAGGCGTTCAGCTGAAAGCCACGTGGTCTCAGGCCAGCTTAGGGTGGGACCCACTCCAGTGGGACCCAGATCTGTCCCCAGCCCATGGGCTGAGAGTctaggagggagagagggtgtaTGTTGCCAATCCAGAGGCAAGGACTTTCTGAAAAGCATCTCTGTTGGGCCCAGTTCAGTCCGCGTGGCAGACCGTGTCAGCCGCTGAGCAGAGACAGAGAGGATGGAGCTGAGTGCAGGCAGATGCACACAAGGAAAGTTGCCCACTTCAAACATTCTTTCCACCTGTGGATGGCGTGAATCACGGTATCCACACAGGATGGGCTATGGGgacagataagataagatatctttattgtcattgtccccttgcgggaacaacgaaattactcggttgctacatccacaggtaaaaaggtaaaggcaaaggacccctggatggttacggtaggtccagccaaaggcaactaaGCGTTGCTGTGattatcttgcttttcaggcccttcctacgtggggctacctttgaaggtgacttggaaactacaactaatccagaatgcagcagctagactggtgactagaagtggccaccgagaccacataacaccggtcctgaaagacctacattggctcccagtacgtttccgagcacaattcaaagtgttggtgctgacctttaaagccctaaacggcctcggtccggtatacctgaaggagcgtctccacccccattgttctgcccggacactgaggtccaactccgagggccttcgggaggttccctcattgcgagaagccacgttgcaggcagagggccttcttggtggtggcgcccgccctgtggaacgctctcccaacagatgtcaaagaggaaaacaactaccagacttttagaagacatctgaacagggaggctttttaatgtttaatagattactgtgttttatttttctgttggaagccacccagagtggctggggaaacccagccagatgggcggggtataaataataaattattattattattattattattattattattattattattattattattattcctttaacTCGGAGGAAGCATTGGGACTTGCATTCTTCTGTACATAATGGAGTTGCAGTCAAAGCCTATAGAGAGGAGCCTGATTCTCCTCATGTGctagtgagattttttttaaccCTGCCCTTCTTGGAAGGAACTCAAGGCTGTGCCATGAGGGCACAGCCCTGGGCACAGCCAAGGTGGGGAAGCTTCtcccctagatcaagtaaaacaatagaaatacttaactagcaGACCAATCAGGTCGGTTCCGCCCACTAACAAAAGCCCTGCCTATGCCCACGTCCCTGCAGCTCTCTTTACTCTGAAtcgggcttagaatcatagaatcatagaatcatagaatcatagagttggaagagaccacaagggccatccagtccaaccccctgccaagcaggaaacaccatcaaagcattcctgacagatggctgtcaagcctctgcttaaagacctccaaagaaggagactccaccacactccttggcagcaaattccactgccgaacagctcttactgtcaggaagttcttcctaatgtttaggtggaattttctttcttgtagtttgaatccgttgctccgtgtccgcttctctggagcagcagaaaacaacctttctccctcctttatatgacatccttttatatatttgaacatggttatcatatcaccccttaaccttctcttctccaggctaaacatacccagctccctaagccgttcctcataaggcatcgtttccaggcctttgaccattttggttgccctcttctggacacgttccagcttgtcagtatccttcttgaactgtggtgcccagaactggacacagtactccaggtgaggtctgaccagagcagaatacagtggtactattacttcccttgatctagatgctatactcctattgatgcagctttATCGTGTTCAACAGAGcaagtgtgcaaaggattgcagctgGAATTTAGGAAAGGCATGGATGGCAAATTCATCTACTATCATTAAAGGAAAAATGGATGGAGAAGGATGATGAAAGTAAAATGTAGGCCAGACTTTGAGCTCTTGCCAAACGGGGCACTTATGAGCTTCTCAGCCAAGTCCACCACTGCAGGGGCAGGTGATGCGATAGGACACAAGGGGTGCCCTGCCAGCCTTGCTACCCTCCTGAGCAGAGTGCAATGGACATACCAATCTCTTGGCAAGATTTGGCTTCCTCCAAACTCTTCATGGTCtggtccagctgctgctgcagcttctccttctcctgctgcgtgAGCATCAGGCTCTCATTGGCTTGCCTCAGCTTCTCCTGGGTCCTGTTCCCAGCAGCCCAGCAGCTCCGGAGGGTCTCGTTGGTGGAGTGGAGCTCCTCCTTGGCCTCTTCCAGCTGGACCTGGGCCTGGGCCAGGCTGCCCTCCTTGGAGCCAATTCTCCGTGCCAGGGCGCTGCCATCTTCATTCGCCTGCTGCAGCTGCCGTGAGACCTGCCAGTCTGCAGAGCACAAGCGGGGGCGACATGAGAGAGGgaccttcaggtgccaggcagGCAGCGTGGCAGAGAGGAGCCAGCCTCTGTTGGATGGGGGCACACACAGGCTGGCTCGGCCCAACGGAACTGCTGCTCAGAGATATGCAAACCCAAGCCATGCATGTCTTATGTATTATACAAACGTTTCCTACATCAGGGGCTGATGATGAGGTGTGCTCCTGATGTTGTGGGGCTCCAGCTCCCCTtgaccctgaccactggccatgctgatgggaattggagtcaataataataataataataataataataataataataataatattttatttacacccctaaacagggctgccttcagatgtcttcctaaagtcagaaagttgtttatttccttgacctctgatgggagggcgttccacagggagggcaccaccaccaagaaggtcctctgcctggagggtgccaggctgtCTGTCTCTGAGCCCAGGCTCCAGGGAAAGCTCTGCATCAAATGCCTGCAACATCCaaaggttcttccccccccccatttgtcagCTCAATGGGCTTGGGCAGGGGCACCCGCTACTCACATTGGACCCCCAGTCCTATGGCGGTGGTGAGAAGGCAGAGGCAGGCGGCCAACAATGCCAGATTGGCGTACCAAGTCCGACGGTCTGACTCTGGAAGAGAAACTCGCTGGGGTTAGTGTGCGGTTCCTGTGGGATGGGGTCAACTCTCAAAGGAAGCCTGATCCTAGAGGGAGGGCTGAGTGGAGATAGGGAACAGCCCCCAATTCCCTGTTAGGGCCCCAGCTTCTTTGCTGCATTCGTGGCCGAGCAGCAGGCGCCTTTCCCCCTGTGGGTGGCCCCTCCTCTGCAGAGAAAAGTAATGGGCCCAAATGCCcccatatcctcctcctcctcctcctcctcctcctcctcctcctcattgcagGTGGAGGATCCAGGTGGGTTAGGACCTGGCCGACACTCACCTTTCCTGCCCTCTGTGGCGGTGGGAGTCCTCTCCTCCTGGCCAGGGGGGCCCTGGACGTTCTCATAGGTCAGCTCTCCCTCGCTGGGGTCTGGAAGAGGAGCCGAGGGGTGAGGCACGGAGGGGGGCATCTGGATCTGGTCCAGTTGGTTCCACGTACCTTTCTCCTGGCTTCTCTCCGGAGGGGTCCTCACGAAGCGCAGGTCAGCATAGGTTACACCCTGTGAcatcctggggtgggtggggaggcccTGCTGGCCCTGAAATGATGGCAAAGGGTGAGGGAgatgcctggctggctggctgagagcTCCTGCGCTGGCTGAAAAAAGATGAAGTTGATGGCAAGCGAGAAACCTGATAGGGTCCCTCAACCAACCACAAGTACTAGACTTCCTACAGCACATGGTGTCTCTTTGGCATGCAAAGTCAAAGtctcacctctccctcccttcctccctccctccctccctcttcctgcaaGCCCTTCAAGCGACCCAAGGCAGATGCATTGCAGAGAATGTGAGGCTGGCTTCCTCTTTCTCAGCTGTttccttccccaa
This region of Zootoca vivipara chromosome 11, rZooViv1.1, whole genome shotgun sequence genomic DNA includes:
- the LOC118077237 gene encoding B-cell differentiation antigen CD72-like, producing MSQGVTYADLRFVRTPPERSQEKGTWNQLDQIQMPPSVPHPSAPLPDPSEGELTYENVQGPPGQEERTPTATEGRKESDRRTWYANLALLAACLCLLTTAIGLGVQYWQVSRQLQQANEDGSALARRIGSKEGSLAQAQVQLEEAKEELHSTNETLRSCWAAGNRTQEKLRQANESLMLTQQEKEKLQQQLDQTMKSLEEAKSCQEIGCCPHGWNLFRWKCLWISNNTKSWGDSWAACKRESSQLLVLKPWSAKQLWGATFIDKRTQYWIGLEGKWYKKWVDGTNYEGTENIGTCRSRGNCVQMSNRALQWCGCSTKARYICEKNAQ